In a genomic window of Zingiber officinale cultivar Zhangliang chromosome 9B, Zo_v1.1, whole genome shotgun sequence:
- the LOC122023750 gene encoding 15-cis-zeta-carotene isomerase, chloroplastic-like isoform X2, which produces MASPLLLSISTPFRLSSPHRFPSLCNGATHSLRRAPSLPFPQPSDTPRLWRPSPCGSLRFVASVRAGGTSIGGAESENPLPDESPVGEDSAAFELREQKLSSWVYFTAILGVVLGALNILWISPSTGFGAAYIDAVSGLSENPEIVLLMLVFIFAAVHSGLASLRDSGEKLIGERAFRVIFAGVSLPLAVSTIVYFINHRYDGTQLWQLQNVFGIHELVWFSSFISFFFLYPSTFNLLEVAAIDKPKLHLWETGIMRITRHPQVIWCLAHTLWIGNTVAVAASIGLIAHHLFGIWNGDRRLALRYGKQFEDLKRRTSVIPFGAILDGRQKLPDDYYKEFLRLPYLTITALTLGAYLAHPLMQASSSQLHW; this is translated from the exons ATGGCGTCTCCGCTTCTCCTCTCCATCTCAACCCCTTTCCGCCTCTCCTCTCCCCATCGCTTCCCTTCTCTCTGCAACGGCGCGACCCACTCGCTCCGCCGTGCCCCTTCCCTTCCCTTTCCTCAACCCTCAGACACACCTCGCCTTTGGCGCCCCAGTCCGTGCGGTTCCCTTCGGTTTGTGGCTAGCGTTCGTGCTGGAGGGACCTCCATTGGCGGAGCGGAATCGGAGAATCCCTTGCCCGATGAATCTCCCGTCGGCGAAGATTCTGCAGCGTTCGAACTGAGGGAGCAGAAACTCTCTTCCTGGGTCTATTTCACCGCCATACTCGGTGTCGTGCTCGGTGCGCTTAACATTCTGTGGATTAGCCCGTCCACCGGGTTCGGCGCCGCATACATCGATGCCGTTTCTGGACTTTCAGAGAACCCGGAG ATTGTGCTGTTGATGCTTGTTTTCATTTTTGCTGCTGTCCATAGTGGTTTGGCTAGTCTTCGAGATTCTGGTGAAAAGCTCATTGGAGAGAGGGCTTTCCGAGTTATATTTGCTGGGGTTTCACTTCCTTTGGCAGTTAGTACTATC gtttacttcaTCAATCATAGATATGATGGTACTCAATTGTGGCAACTTCAGAATGTTTTTGGAATCCATGAGCTAGTGTGGTTCTCATCCttcatttctttcttctttctctacCCATCCACCTTCAATCTGTTGGAAGTTGCTGCCATCGATAAGCCAAAATTGCATCTCTGGGAAACAGGAATCATGAGAATCACTAGACACCCTCAG GTAATATGGTGCTTAGCACATACCCTATGGATCGGAAACACAGTAGCAGTGGCAGCCTCTATCGGCTTAATAGCTCACCACCTGTTTGGCATTTGGAATGGTGATAGGCGATTGGCATTGCGATATGGTAAACAATTTGAAGATTTAAAGAGAAGAACAAGTGTGATTCCATTTGGTGCCATCTTAGATGGACGCCAAAAGTTACCTGATGATTACTACAAGGAATTTCTCCGGCTTCCTTATTTGACAATCACAGCTCTGACTCTTGGTGCATATTTGGCACATCCACTGATGCAAGCGTCCAGTTCTCAACTTCATTGGTGA
- the LOC122023750 gene encoding 15-cis-zeta-carotene isomerase, chloroplastic-like isoform X1 produces the protein MASPLLLSISTPFRLSSPHRFPSLCNGATHSLRRAPSLPFPQPSDTPRLWRPSPCGSLRFVASVRAGGTSIGGAESENPLPDESPVGEDSAAFELREQKLSSWVYFTAILGVVLGALNILWISPSTGFGAAYIDAVSGLSENPEIVLLMLVFIFAAVHSGLASLRDSGEKLIGERAFRVIFAGVSLPLAVSTIVYFINHRYDGTQLWQLQNVFGIHELVWFSSFISFFFLYPSTFNLLEVAAIDKPKLHLWETGIMRITRHPQMVGQVIWCLAHTLWIGNTVAVAASIGLIAHHLFGIWNGDRRLALRYGKQFEDLKRRTSVIPFGAILDGRQKLPDDYYKEFLRLPYLTITALTLGAYLAHPLMQASSSQLHW, from the exons ATGGCGTCTCCGCTTCTCCTCTCCATCTCAACCCCTTTCCGCCTCTCCTCTCCCCATCGCTTCCCTTCTCTCTGCAACGGCGCGACCCACTCGCTCCGCCGTGCCCCTTCCCTTCCCTTTCCTCAACCCTCAGACACACCTCGCCTTTGGCGCCCCAGTCCGTGCGGTTCCCTTCGGTTTGTGGCTAGCGTTCGTGCTGGAGGGACCTCCATTGGCGGAGCGGAATCGGAGAATCCCTTGCCCGATGAATCTCCCGTCGGCGAAGATTCTGCAGCGTTCGAACTGAGGGAGCAGAAACTCTCTTCCTGGGTCTATTTCACCGCCATACTCGGTGTCGTGCTCGGTGCGCTTAACATTCTGTGGATTAGCCCGTCCACCGGGTTCGGCGCCGCATACATCGATGCCGTTTCTGGACTTTCAGAGAACCCGGAG ATTGTGCTGTTGATGCTTGTTTTCATTTTTGCTGCTGTCCATAGTGGTTTGGCTAGTCTTCGAGATTCTGGTGAAAAGCTCATTGGAGAGAGGGCTTTCCGAGTTATATTTGCTGGGGTTTCACTTCCTTTGGCAGTTAGTACTATC gtttacttcaTCAATCATAGATATGATGGTACTCAATTGTGGCAACTTCAGAATGTTTTTGGAATCCATGAGCTAGTGTGGTTCTCATCCttcatttctttcttctttctctacCCATCCACCTTCAATCTGTTGGAAGTTGCTGCCATCGATAAGCCAAAATTGCATCTCTGGGAAACAGGAATCATGAGAATCACTAGACACCCTCAG ATGGTCGGGCAGGTAATATGGTGCTTAGCACATACCCTATGGATCGGAAACACAGTAGCAGTGGCAGCCTCTATCGGCTTAATAGCTCACCACCTGTTTGGCATTTGGAATGGTGATAGGCGATTGGCATTGCGATATGGTAAACAATTTGAAGATTTAAAGAGAAGAACAAGTGTGATTCCATTTGGTGCCATCTTAGATGGACGCCAAAAGTTACCTGATGATTACTACAAGGAATTTCTCCGGCTTCCTTATTTGACAATCACAGCTCTGACTCTTGGTGCATATTTGGCACATCCACTGATGCAAGCGTCCAGTTCTCAACTTCATTGGTGA
- the LOC122023752 gene encoding uncharacterized protein LOC122023752 → MKTPCLISVPFPSPSFSTEMASASPSLHFLIFILLFAALSSLPTEAGAPTASMRPASTLPGLKSALIDEAKRRRLSNFQICALCTCCGGPRGLCLPSPCCYTINCNIPNRPFGFCAFTPKSCNCFGCHL, encoded by the exons ATGAAGACTCCGTGCCTCATCTCAGTCCCCTTCCCTTCTCCCTCATTCTCTACAGAGATGGCTTCCGCCTCTCCTTCCCTCCACTTCCttatcttcatcctcctcttcgCCGCCCTCTCATCACTCCCAACCGAG GCGGGCGCGCCGACAGCTTCGATGCGGCCCGCATCGACATTGCCGGGGCTGAAATCGGCGCTGATCGACGAGGCCAAGCGGCGCCGGCTCAGCAACTTCCAGATATGCGCCCTCTGCACGTGCTGCGGCGGCCCCCGCGGCCTCTGCCTGCCCTCGCCCTGCTGCTACACCATCAACTGCAACATCCCCAACCGGCCCTTCGGCTTCTGCGCCTTCACCCCCAAATCCTGCAACTGCTTCGGGTGCCATCTCTGA